From the Streptococcus halotolerans genome, the window GCGTGAATTGAAAGACATGGAAAAAGGAACTAAAATCCTCTTTGTTTTTGGGCCTGAAGGAGGTATCTCACCTAAAGAAGTCGCAACCTTAGAAGCTGCAGGAGCCCTAACCTGTGGACTTGGTCCCCGTATCATGCGGACGGAAACTGCGCCATTATATGCCCTGTCAGCTATCAGCTTCGCGACAGAATTGTGGGGACTATAATTGGATTAAGAAAGCCATTAGTTTTTTAACTTTCGAAGATCATTAGAGGCCATTGCTACTTGTAGTTGATAACTGATATGTAATCATGAGAATCTGAGACAAAGGCTAACAAAAAATAGAAAGTGAACGATGTAGAGTTCTGTTCGACAGTAGTCTAATCCCCTCATAGTTTCTAGCGAAGTAAAGAATATTTCACTAGAAACTATGAGGGGATTTCGTATGTCCAAGGAGTGTAGAAAAAATAGGGTTTGTCTTGGGAGAGGGAACTGCTAGATCAGTTGTTCGTGAGAATGGATGTTGCCATCTCACGAACAAGAGCTTGATTAGACATTATTGATTTGATGGTATAAATGATAAAGAATCTTTAAAATTCCTGAAGATAAAAGGGTTGTTTCATAATATACCATTGATGGTGACTATTAGAACTTTATTTTAGTATAGAAGTAAGGTAGCTTTAGTGAGTTAGCAATATAGCCTTGTTAACTGCTTCATGCATGGGAATTTTCCCACACTTTGAATTTTTGTTTCAGAACTGTTATCTAGAATCATCCTTTAGAAATAGTATTGTAAACGCATTCAAAATATATTAATATTTAATCAACAAGTAAAAAATAACTAATGCTTAGCGCTGAGCAGTAGAAAGGAAATTAGTTTATATGATGGAGAAATTTCAGCGTTTTGGTGGCGCGATGTTTACTCCAGTGTTACTCTTCTCTTTTGCAGGGATAATGGTTTCAATAGCAACTGTAGCTAATAATGAACTATTTGTTGGAGGACTTGCAGCGGAAGGCACACTGTGGCATTTATTTTGGAAAATTGTTGAAAACGGTTCTTGGACTGTTTTTAATAATATGGAACTATTATTCGTTATTGGCTTACCAATAGCATTAGCTAGAAAAGCAAATGCCCGAGCCATTATGGAGACGGTCGTCAGCTATCTCACATTAAATTATTTTATTAATACTATATTAACGTATAAAGATAAAGCTTTTGGTGTAGATTTTTCTCAAGATCCTGGTGGTATCAGTGGATTGAAGGCTATTGCGGGTATTAAGACCTTGGATACCGGCATTATCGGTGCGATACTGATTGCTTCTATTGTCATTTATTTGCACAACCGTTATTTTGAAAAATCATTGCCTGAATTTTTAGGAACATTCCAAGGTTCTTCATTTGTTGTTATGATTGCATTTGCAATATTGTTACCCCTAGCATTCTTAATTTGTTTAATTTGGCCAAAAGTACAACTAGGAATTAGTTCTTTACAAGTAGTTATGGCGTCATCTGGTGTTGTAGGTGTATGGATATATACTTTCTTAGAAAGAATACTAATCCCTACGGGGCTTCATCATTTTGTTTATACACCATTTGTTTTTGGACCAGCTGTTGTTGAGGGAGGTATTACTCAGTACTGGTTCTCTCATTTAAATGAATTTGCAGCTTCAAAAGAGTCGTTGAAGACTCTGTTCCCAGAAGGTGGATTTGCGCTCCACGGAAACTCTAAAGTTTTTGCTTCTCCTGGTATTGCTGCGGCATTTTATTATACAGCTAGACCAGAAAATAGGAAAAAAGTTTTGGCAATGATGATTCCAGTAACTTTGACGGCTGTGTTAGCTGGTATTACTGAACCTTTAGAGTTTACTTTCTTATTTGTTGCACCACCTCTGTTTGCTGTTCACGCTGTATTAGCAGCTTTCTTAGCAGCAACTTTATATTTCTTTGGAGTAACAGGTGACTACGGTGGAGGTCTGATAGACTTTGTGACTAGAGGATGGATTCCGATGTTTGCTAATCATTCAGCGACTGTTTTCACACATATACTAGTTGGTTTAATATATACCGTAATCTGGTTCCTCGTATTTAGGTTTTTAATCATGAAATTCAATGTTATGACACCAGGACGAGCTGTAGATCCAAATGCTGAAATGAAATTATACTCTAAACAAGATTATAAAGATAAGAAAGGTAGCACTAGTACTAATGCTAATACTGACTCACCAAAGAGTAGCGCCTATTTAGAACGTGCCGCAGCTTTCCTAGAAGCTGTAGGAGGTGTTGAAAATATCAATAGTGTGACTAATTGTGCGACTCGCCTTCGTTTAACAGTTAAGGATGAGGGGCTTGTCCAAGATGATTCAGTGTTTAGAGCTAGTGGCGCTCACGGCTTAGTTAAAAAAGGTAATAATATTCAAATTATTGTTGGTTTGGATGTACCACAAGTTAGAGAAGAATTCGACAACTTGGTAAAATATTCGAAAGATAATTTATAGGAGGATTCATAATGTCTAATCGTAAACCAGTTTCTATTGTTGTTGCAGGAGGAGGATCAACCTTTACACCTGGTATTATTATGATGTTGCTCAATCATCAGGATAGAATGCCAATTCGACAAATTAAATTTTATGACAATGACTATGAAAGACAAAAGCAAGTTGCAGATGCTTGTGAAATTTTGTTAAAAGAAAGAGCCCCAGAAATAAAATTCATTTCTACAACTGATCCTGAGACAGCTTTTACAGATGTAGATTTTGTTATGGCCCATATCCGCGTTGGTAAGTATGCAATGCGAGAAAAAGATGAAAAAATCCCACTTAAATATGGTGTAGTAGGCCAAGAGACTTGCGGCCCAGGAGGCATTGCTTATGGTATGCGTTCAATTGGAGGTGTTATTGAACTAATCGATTTTATGGAAAAATACTCTCCAAATGCATGGATGTTAAACTATTCTAATCCAGCAGCTATTGTGGCTGAAGCAACTCGTAAATTACGACCAAATAGTCGTATTATCAATATTTGTGATATGCCTGTAGGTATTGAGTATCGAATGGCAGAAATTTTAGGACTTGAGTCTCGTAAAGACTTTGTTGTTCGATATTATGGTTTAAATCATTTCGGTTGGTGGACTGACATTCGAGATCACGATGGAAATGATTTGATGCCAAAACTGAAAGATTACGTTCAGAAACATGGATATGTGACACCGAATGAGCTAGACAATAAAAATTCTGAAGAAGTTGAAGCTAGTTGGATGCATACTTTTGAAAAAGCAAAAGAAGTTGCAGTACTGGATCCAAACACACTTCCTAACACTTACTTAAAATACTATTTTTATTCACAAGATGAATTTGCGCTTGCAGATCCTAACTACACCCGCGCAAATGAGGTTATGGACCATCGAGAAAAGTTAGTATTTACAGAGTGTAACCGCATAGTTTCTGAAGGTAGTGCAGCTGGTACTACATTTACAGCTGACGACCATGCTTCTTACATCGTAGATTTAGCAACAGCTTTAGCTTATAATACACATGAAAGAATGTTGTTGATTGTTGAAAATGATGGTGCAATTGAAAACTTTGATTCTACTGCGATGGTTGAAGTACCATGTATTGTAACATCTAATGGACCAGAAAAAATCTGTCAAGGTAAGATTCCTCAATTCCAAAAAGGAATGATGGAGCAACAAGTATCAGTGGAAAAACTTGTTGTTGAAGCATGGGAAGAGGGTTCTTATCAAAAATTATGGCAAGCACTCACGCTCTCAAAAATGGTTCCAAATGCTCGTGTAGCTAAGCAAATTTTGGATGATTTAATTGAAGCAAATAAAGAGTATTGGCCAGAACTTCGATAATGTTTTTCGTAAATTAGTTTAAAAGGGATGCCTATTAGTTGCATCCCCTTTTTAATACTAAGTCAAACACTGATAATTTTGGTATAATGCTATTATCAATAATTTCATAAGAAGGTTTGAAAAAATATGATTGAGCAGTTAATAGCGGAGCACCAAAAAGTACTTGGGGAATTAGACAAAGATATTGTTGCTTACATGTTAGAGCATAAGGATGTATTGCATACTCTAAGTATAACTGACTTGGCTGAAAAAACCTTTACTTCAAAATCAACTGTCTTACGTTTAGTAAAAAAGTTTGGCTTTTCTGGTTATTCTGAATTTAAATACTCATTGAGACAAGAGTATAATAAGCAAAGAGTTGACGATTTTAGTGATTCCATTGCATTACAATCGGTGGATATTATGAAAACATTGGATTTACTTGAAAAAGTTGATTTCACCGAAATTTTTGAAATTATTCATAATGCGAATATTATTTATGCATACGGGACAGGGTCGTCTCAACGAAGAATTTTATCAGAGTTTGCAACACTATTAGTTCCACTCGGTAAAACTATTATTGTTATACCAAATAAGACAGAGCTGGATTTAACAATGCCAGTTATTTCAAATAGAGATGCTGTTATAGTAGCGTCGCTAAGTGGATCGGCCAAAAATATTCAATCTAATTTCTTAGCGCTTGAATTAAGGAAAGTTCCTATTATTAGTATTAGTAGGTTGGGCGATAATTTTATGAATAAACACTCGGATTATGCCATACATTATCAGACCACTCCTTTTCAGTTCACACCTGATAAAACCACTGATTCGTTAATGCCTCTTAATGTAACAATGGATTATATATACAGGAAAATAATAGATTACAATCTTAAAAGGTGAAAGATATGTTTAATTTAAAAATTAATACAGCACTTTTTTCTAAAAGGATTCTGCTAGGATATTGGATAGTATCCTCTTTAGCAATTGTCATGTATTTATATATAACAGCTATTTCTTCTGGAGAAAATTTACAACACTTACTTCATAGTCAGGCAAGTTTTGCTATTGGGTTTTTAATTGCAATGGTGACATTAGGTAATTTTTTAATACTCATTAATGAAGAGAAATTTGATTTCTCTGAACACGAGGCTAAAGGGGTATTATATGTCATTCTGATTCAGCAATGCTGCATGCTAAATATTTTAGGTGCCATTCTTGTTTTTTTGTATTTTAAATCAAAAAAATATACTTTTGATTTAAGCTTGAAAAAGGTGCGCCCGAGCATTAAAG encodes:
- a CDS encoding alpha-glucoside-specific PTS transporter subunit IIBC; protein product: MMEKFQRFGGAMFTPVLLFSFAGIMVSIATVANNELFVGGLAAEGTLWHLFWKIVENGSWTVFNNMELLFVIGLPIALARKANARAIMETVVSYLTLNYFINTILTYKDKAFGVDFSQDPGGISGLKAIAGIKTLDTGIIGAILIASIVIYLHNRYFEKSLPEFLGTFQGSSFVVMIAFAILLPLAFLICLIWPKVQLGISSLQVVMASSGVVGVWIYTFLERILIPTGLHHFVYTPFVFGPAVVEGGITQYWFSHLNEFAASKESLKTLFPEGGFALHGNSKVFASPGIAAAFYYTARPENRKKVLAMMIPVTLTAVLAGITEPLEFTFLFVAPPLFAVHAVLAAFLAATLYFFGVTGDYGGGLIDFVTRGWIPMFANHSATVFTHILVGLIYTVIWFLVFRFLIMKFNVMTPGRAVDPNAEMKLYSKQDYKDKKGSTSTNANTDSPKSSAYLERAAAFLEAVGGVENINSVTNCATRLRLTVKDEGLVQDDSVFRASGAHGLVKKGNNIQIIVGLDVPQVREEFDNLVKYSKDNL
- a CDS encoding 6-phospho-alpha-glucosidase is translated as MSNRKPVSIVVAGGGSTFTPGIIMMLLNHQDRMPIRQIKFYDNDYERQKQVADACEILLKERAPEIKFISTTDPETAFTDVDFVMAHIRVGKYAMREKDEKIPLKYGVVGQETCGPGGIAYGMRSIGGVIELIDFMEKYSPNAWMLNYSNPAAIVAEATRKLRPNSRIINICDMPVGIEYRMAEILGLESRKDFVVRYYGLNHFGWWTDIRDHDGNDLMPKLKDYVQKHGYVTPNELDNKNSEEVEASWMHTFEKAKEVAVLDPNTLPNTYLKYYFYSQDEFALADPNYTRANEVMDHREKLVFTECNRIVSEGSAAGTTFTADDHASYIVDLATALAYNTHERMLLIVENDGAIENFDSTAMVEVPCIVTSNGPEKICQGKIPQFQKGMMEQQVSVEKLVVEAWEEGSYQKLWQALTLSKMVPNARVAKQILDDLIEANKEYWPELR
- a CDS encoding MurR/RpiR family transcriptional regulator is translated as MIEQLIAEHQKVLGELDKDIVAYMLEHKDVLHTLSITDLAEKTFTSKSTVLRLVKKFGFSGYSEFKYSLRQEYNKQRVDDFSDSIALQSVDIMKTLDLLEKVDFTEIFEIIHNANIIYAYGTGSSQRRILSEFATLLVPLGKTIIVIPNKTELDLTMPVISNRDAVIVASLSGSAKNIQSNFLALELRKVPIISISRLGDNFMNKHSDYAIHYQTTPFQFTPDKTTDSLMPLNVTMDYIYRKIIDYNLKR